The window ATTATGATTCTGGAGCAATTTACAGTGAGCAAGCGGGCAGAGTAATCTACACTGGAGAAATCCATGAGGGGCCTGACGGCAACAGATATGAGCATTTAGGCTATAACGAGTGGAGACAAATTTAGGAATTATGGCTCTGTTTAGGTGTTATCTTAAGTTTTAAAAATTAAAAACACGTAAAAATTAAGTGAATAGGAAATCACGTTTTCCGCTTTAAGAGCGAAGCTGATTTCCTTTTAAAAAATTTTTTTATCTTACTTTTCAAGTACGGCAATGTAGTCCATTCTTTTTCTCAACATCGGAAGCCATGTAATTATCCTGTAATGCGGCTTGTAGACATTAACACCGTCGAATAGATTAACGTCTCTTATCCATTTGAAGTGTGAATTGAGCTTTGTTAATTCACAGCCCTTTTCAACGCCCCATATGAATTTGGAGTTTGTATCCTCTATTGATTCCTCCTTGGCGTTTTCAACAGAAATAGGGGGCATTATCTCCATGAAAACTGTGCATTCACTGAAATTCTCATCGATTACTTTCATTATGTTTTCAACGTCTTTCTGATTCAGATACATTGTCAGCCCTTCGATAATGAAAAGAACGTCCTTTCTTATTTTAATTTCTGAAGCCCAGCCAGGATCCATTGCGGAATAGGCAAGTGTCGTTACCCTATCCGTATCTTCGATAAATTTCAGTCTGTAATGGGCTGAATTTTCCAAATCAACATTATACCAGTTGATTTTGCCGTTGTCCAGCCTGTTGAAACGTGTATCCATTCCTGATGCGATGTTTACTATTGTACAGTCAGGATGGGCTTTAATGTAGCTCCCTACCATTTCATCAAGCACGATTGTTCTTGCAATTGTTCCCAGCTGCATAAATTTATCCTTTTCAGCTATGCTGAAATCATAATCGACTTTTGAAATTACCTCTATTGCTTTTGAATCATAGAATTTATGATTCTTTTGCTGTGAATGCTTTGCTTTGGCAAATAATGTTAAAAGCATTGTTTTTTCTACACCTTCTAAATTCATAAGTATACCTCCATAGGCTAATTTGATTTATTTAACTATTGAGCACAATACTATATAAATTTTTAGGCATGCCTAAATTTTTTATATTAAAATATTTTTTCAAATGTAATAAAATATGGGGGATAATGTGTTAAAATAATCTAAAGGGGTGTTATTGTATTTTATTTCTGTATGGATTAATCATAATCTTTATAGGAGGTGTTGCAGTATCAATTAATACCTATGACATTAAAAGGCATGAATCGAATCTTTTTGAATTAATGGCAGCTATCATTCTATTGAAGAATTGCTTTTCGTAATGCTTTCATATATATCACGTTTTCAAATCACCCATGTTATTCAAAATGCTCTGCATTAATTTAAAAGTCCTTCCATTAAATTGATAGTATTGATTAGCTATTGATTTTACTGGGGCAATTATGCAATATCATTCATCAATTCCCTTTCCTTTTTAAACATGTCAATTGTATTTCTCATTGACCATGCCATTACGCTCTCTTTTGAATCCAAATTCTCATTGACGTTGGCGTCTTTATCTATTATGTCCAATAAATTTTTGTTCAATTCATCAGAACATCCGTTAACGTCAAGATAAGATAAAATGAAATTACATAAATTTGAAATCATGAATTGCAGATTGTATAATTCCTTATTATCGTCATTTATCTGAATGTTTTCGCGGACAATGCTTTCAGAGACAAAGAGGGTTGTTTTGTACTCGGTATTGTCTCCGTGACATTTTTGACGGATTAAATCAATTGACTTCTCATTGAGGAGATAGCAATTTTCCAAATTGTTTCTTGTTTCTTTTTCAACCGAATAGGGTAAAAACTTAAAGTTGAACAATGAAACCGCAGCTATCCCGACAATCACCCACAGTATTTTTAATGTGATGGCATCCGGGGCTTCAATATAGGATAATGAAGTCATCACAGACATTAGCGTTGTTGCCGTATTCCTGATTAACCTGTCCTTCATTTTCCAAACGAAGACAAACAGACAAATGACTACGACAATAATAATCACCGCACTTTTTGATATTGGAATAACGGGCATGACAATCAGAATAATTGCAAAAATAAAAACCCCTAAAAATGTTCCCATAATACGTTTTTGAGCAGTGTATTTCATATCATCAATATACGGCACCATCATTGAAACGGTTACAAAAAACAGCCATTTGGTAAATGGCAAATTGAAAAGCATTGTTAATACTTCCCATAGCAACATTATCAATGCCATTTTAAATGCGAATACGAATTTGACGGAACGGAAGTTGAACTGTCTTTTATTGAATGGTTTGAATATTTGGGTTAGTATCTTTTTATCAGGAGCTGTAATGTTGTCGCTTAAATCCTTATCCAGTTCATTCGCAATGATTTCCAGATTCAACAGGATATGCATCATTCCCTTTGTCTCAATTTCAACACCCTCAAAGACTTCCTCGATTTTAATCTCCCTGATTTCGGAGAGGACTTTTTTAATGTATCTTAATTCATTATCCGTTGGATTGCTTTTGGAGAGGAGATATCCAATGGACTGGAACGCTTTTATAATATTGAGAATGGATTGCTGTTTTGGACTTGGGAAGTATTTGTATTCAAACCTTTGGTACAGGGATAAATAGAACTCCT is drawn from Methanobrevibacter millerae and contains these coding sequences:
- a CDS encoding class I SAM-dependent methyltransferase codes for the protein MNLEGVEKTMLLTLFAKAKHSQQKNHKFYDSKAIEVISKVDYDFSIAEKDKFMQLGTIARTIVLDEMVGSYIKAHPDCTIVNIASGMDTRFNRLDNGKINWYNVDLENSAHYRLKFIEDTDRVTTLAYSAMDPGWASEIKIRKDVLFIIEGLTMYLNQKDVENIMKVIDENFSECTVFMEIMPPISVENAKEESIEDTNSKFIWGVEKGCELTKLNSHFKWIRDVNLFDGVNVYKPHYRIITWLPMLRKRMDYIAVLEK
- a CDS encoding FUSC family protein, whose translation is MDKGLKRKIFMFSALIGAMIFYLIFFGRKNIAVGIMIIIAAFMNLKDDLSYKPGLSFIKVLGLLLVLGIVSYFNSPITILSCILTFLVVFGTTFSSYHLFRSDVYMPYLLCYFIMSANPVTLENLPLRLMALVCGAVFIVGLNIILNRDKHYNISKETLNNLIEEVNKSIDLKLEGKDVSMDSFKTAKEFYLSLYQRFEYKYFPSPKQQSILNIIKAFQSIGYLLSKSNPTDNELRYIKKVLSEIREIKIEEVFEGVEIETKGMMHILLNLEIIANELDKDLSDNITAPDKKILTQIFKPFNKRQFNFRSVKFVFAFKMALIMLLWEVLTMLFNLPFTKWLFFVTVSMMVPYIDDMKYTAQKRIMGTFLGVFIFAIILIVMPVIPISKSAVIIIVVVICLFVFVWKMKDRLIRNTATTLMSVMTSLSYIEAPDAITLKILWVIVGIAAVSLFNFKFLPYSVEKETRNNLENCYLLNEKSIDLIRQKCHGDNTEYKTTLFVSESIVRENIQINDDNKELYNLQFMISNLCNFILSYLDVNGCSDELNKNLLDIIDKDANVNENLDSKESVMAWSMRNTIDMFKKERELMNDIA